Within Coffea arabica cultivar ET-39 chromosome 4e, Coffea Arabica ET-39 HiFi, whole genome shotgun sequence, the genomic segment TGCATTTTTTATCATCTTTTTGAAGGAGATCTTTTCATGAAATCGTATTATTAGTCATTGTTTTCCCACTGACCTTTGTTACTTTGTGACCTTTTTCCCTTATGTTTAAAAGAAACTTCGCTGCTTTGCAATCCctatgaaaaggaagaaaggcaATGGAGAAATTTTGTTGGATCTACTCTCAGTAATTGATAGAGCTCTGTCCATCCTAATTAGATTCACCTAGTTTTGTTGCAATAATCTTTTAATGCTTGTAATGTGAAATGCTGATTCTATGTTTGTTCTCATTCAAGGTGTAAGTGTTACTACTATTCATATGATTATATGCTATCCATCTTAATTCATCACAAGGAATGAATAGTAGCATTTCTGTAGGACTACATATTTTGTGTGCATTAAGCTGTTTGGAGATATGGTCTGATATGTTTTTGAGTTCCTGCTCAGAAGCTGAATTTGCTTTTGGCAGTGATGAGAAGTCCTCGAAGGATGTCTGACATTGGGCGACTTGCTGGGCATGAGAGTCATCATCATTATAAGAGATTTCAGCCCTATGACAAGTGCGCTAAGCTAGATGTCTCCAATGGTTCAGTATCTAACATGGGCAAAGAGAAAAATGCCCTATCACAGGAGAAAAATGCCCACTTTGAAAACATGGGCAAAGATCAAAATAGTCGTGGGCAGTTCAGTGGAGATGAAACGATCATGGCAGCACATGCTTTAGTGGACCTGAGTAGTGCTAAATCTTCACTTGGAACAGATGTTGCTGGATCCAGATTGTCAAAGTTGAACTCCATAGCAGgtttctctccctttcctcaGTCGAATAATTCGCGGAACATGGCCTCTGGTGGATGTCCTGAAGTTGGTAGTCGCAGCCACGTGCTCAAGTCCATCCAGCTGTTTGAGGAGCAATACATGAAGCTTTTGCAAGAACAGAAcacaaaaggcaagaaaaaaagaggAGCAAATGAGAGGATTGATATAAAAGCAGCCATGATTctaaagaaagaaggaaagtggGTCAATACCACTAGAGAAGTTGGAGAAATCCCTGGTGTTGAAATTGGTGATCAATTTCAGTATAGGGCTGAACTTGCTATTGTTGGGCTCCATACCCAACTTTCTGCTGGGATCGACTACATAAAAATTGGGAGCAAACTCTTTGCAACATGCATTGTCGATTCTGGTCGCTACAATAATGAGAGGAGATCTCCAGACGTGTTCATCTACACAGGCGAAGGCGGAAATCCAGAGATTTACAAGAAAAAGGCGGAGGACCAAGAACTTAAACGTGGTAACCTGGCCTTGAAGACTAGCATGCTAGCAGATCTTCCTGTGAGAGTTGTACGTTGTCATCAATCTCCTGAGGCACCTAATCCCTTGGGCGTGAACAATGGGACCGGCCTTAGATACACTTATCTAGGATTGTATAAGGTGAGCTCCTGCGACAGGGTGAGAGATAAATATGGAAAGCTGGCGTTCAAGTTCACAATGGTAAGGAACCAAGATCGTGGTGGCGCGAGCGGCAGCTGCAAGAGGGAAAGGTCGCATCCCAAGGCGAATGATTCTACTAGGAGCAAAGGCAAAGGAGGTATTATTACCAAGGCGAGGGGCTCCTATCAGAAAAGAGCCTCTTTCCCGCAGGCATGAGATTTGCTGCCAAGACCAAGTTTATCTGCCTTAGATTTGTTGTTAATGAATGTAACATGTACATATACAATCCCTTGTTTAAGTTGgattaacccttttttttttattctagaGAATATATCCATTTAAGTTCTTTCGGATTAACTTAATTGTTTCGTCTAGTTTTTGTGTCTTATTTTCGATTAATGATTTTTTCCATTGTGCCAGTACTACTTGAAATCTGACATCACTGCTGTTAGGCACTAGCAACATGATGTTTAAAGAATCTTGAGCCTCTCTTATGCAAACTTGTAAGTTGCTGTTGATTTTTATAGATGTTTTCAGTATCTCGTATGATGAGAAGATTAAAATATTTTGCTTGGTGATTCAAAGTTCTCTGTGGACTTTCAAGAAAAAATGGAGGGAGAGGCTTTGCAGATTTAATAAGAGCAACCAGCAAATTAAACTTCACTATTCCTATACCGATAGAATAGTGCATACAATGCAAATTTATGCTTAACAGGAAGTTCATTGCCTTGAACAATAATTTCTTACCAGCCAAAGAAAATTCAAATCTGAAGTATTAAATACCTGGGAAATTTCAGATATAATTTCAGATACTTAGACCTTCAAAGGACTTTTTTTGTACTTATAATTTCTTTCAGTTTGGAGTCACTCATGTTCTGAAACCATTTATATGACTCTTTTGCTAATCCCTCGGATTAGATTTAAAAGAAGAGCTACCTCCCGGAAAAGAGTCAATtgcatttctttctcttcctaGAAGCAGTATTGAGTTCCACCAAATCTTCGATTTGTTGAATTTAACAAGCAAGGATTTAGTTAAGGTATGATTATATTGGTTGGCTATTGACTGGTCAAACCTAGTCAAAACCagtagaaaattagaaaaaactggattattcatttttttgggatttttaatgttttttttctttttaccttcttaaaagtttttttaatctttttagaCTTAAATTTGATACTCAAAACTTTGCTAAGATTTTTTTTGAACTTCAAAATAATTTGGACAAGTGTACCtgttttcatgaattttttttctaatttaaatTACAATGTTAATTTTTAAGTCATATTGAATTATAtaaacttatcaaatttttatttaaaattcaaaaacacATTAGGATATATTGTTGTAGCTAGCATTTTCATTTTGTTatgatatatataattaaattataggttaatccttttttttttactatccTGTCCCTCTCCAGACTCTTCTTGCCGCTAATTGTCAGATACAGGATTTGAACCTTGAATCTAACATCGAGGAAGACTTTAAGAGTTCTCTTCCGACCACTAAATATAGGTTAATCTTGTATACAATAATAGTACATACACTAGCTAGATATATACGTGCCATATATGTCAAAAAATTAATGGTCAAATTTAATTTAGAATTAGATGGCATGCATTTATGTCTATGAATATATATACTGTTGGTATATGTAAGATTAATTCTTTAAATATATGTTTGAGGTCATTTGGTTCTTTCGGACCGCACACACAAATGAATCCATCTATTTTTGCCTATGTCCTGATATATCCACCTACATCATAAGATAAGTGAGCACCATTTTGAAAATGACAGGCTTCCGTTGTATTGCCATTATGTTATATTGCTACTTTTAATTACTTTGTCTACTTTATTCAATTCCATTGCACGTGTCATCTTTATTTACATATTCCCAAACACACTCCTTTCACAAAACTATTGTATTTTTTGTTGTCTTTTTGAAGGAAATCTTTCCATAAAATTGTGTTTTTAGCCATTGTTTTTCTACTGACCTTTGTTACTCTAcgacctttttttccttttgtttcaaAGAGACTTGGCTGCATTGCAATCCCTTTGAAAGGAAGAAAGACGGGGGAGAAATtttattggatctaatttcAATAATTCGTAGAGCTCTATCTATCTTAATTAGAGTCAATATAGCACAAAAAAATGCTTTTCACCTGGTTTTGTTGCTATAATCTTTTAATGCTTGTAATGTGAAATgctaattttatgttttttttttctcattcaaggTGTAAGTGTTACTATCATTCATATGATTATCTGTTATCCATCTTCTTTAGTCACAAGGAACGAATGGTAGTATTCTTGTAGGACTAAATATTTTATATGCTTTTCAGTAATgtgtttaattaattagttagttGGAAAGTCAAGTTAATAAGTTAGTTGGCAATTGACTTGTTTAGAATAATCTTTATCTATTTCAATGAGTCTAGAATGACTTACTCACAAGTATAAATGAGTCTTTTAAGTTCTAAGATGATTATGAGATAAATGAATCAATGAATTAGCCTCTACTCAAAATTCTCTTCTTAATTCTTGGCCTAATATCCAACAAAATTGGAATCACAACTAAGGTTTCACATCCTTAGGTCATCTcctaaaatcagaaaattttgaGAGATTTTCAACTACACAAGATGGTTAATCATAGTAGTGATGATCCTCCAATTCCCATATTCTTCGGTCACTATGACTATTGGTACGTAAAAATGAGAACAATTTTCAGATCACAAGTTATGGGGATACGTAGAGAATGGTTATAGAGAATCGGAAAGTGAGAAGGTCTCACCAATCAAGAATTAAAGGCACGGAATGagcatagaaaaaaaaaagcaaaagttcTTTCATAATCCAGCAAGATGTGAGTTTGAATGTCTTCTCAAGAATCATGGGAGCTGATCATGCTAAAGAAACATGGGATATTCTACAAAATGAGTTCTAAGGAAACTTCAAGGTAAACAATGTTACTTTTCAAACTCTTAGAAGAGATCTTAAAAATTTGAAGATGAGTGATGTTGAAAGTATTCAAAATTACTACACAAAGATCACCAAAAttgtaaatgaaatgaaaactttTGGTGAAGAAATTAGTGCCAGTAGAATTTATTGAGAAGATTCTTGATAGTTTGCCCCCAAAATTTGATCAAATGGTATGCATAATTGAGGAGACAAAAAATATTTCCTCACCAAGTGTTCAAGAGTTGGTGGGATCTTTGAAGGCTCATGAGAAAAGGATGGTTAGACATGCTAAAAAATCTGTCGAAAGTGCttttcaatcaaaattgaaatttagtccCAAGAACAATGAAGGAGAGACATCTTGCAACTATGGAAGAGGTGGAGGCTTATAAAGAGGTGGTAGATATGGCTGTGAAAAATGTACAGACAAAAAttcaagaagaaaaggaagaaacaacCTTCAAAGAGACTTCAATGCTAAAAATTCATAGCCTTGCAACTATTATGACAAGAACAATCATATTGAGAAAGACTATTGGCACAAAGGCAAACCAAAGTGCTACTACTGCAAGAGATTTGGCCATACTGAGTAGGATTGCAGGTTCAAGACCAATCAACAAGCAcgattttcaaaagaaaatcaagGAGAAGGAAATTTATTCTATACTTTCTACATGGCCAATGAAGTCAAGAATGATTTGTGGTACCTTGATAGCAGTTGTAGCAATTACATAATAAGAGATAAATACATTTTAGTTGACTTGGATGAATCTATAAAAACTAAAGAGAAGATAGGAAATGAAGTCATAGCTCAAGTACAAGGATTGGGAACCATTGGAGCCCAAACCAAACAAGGTACAAAGTTCATTTGTGATGTTTTATTTATTCCTGATTTTGACCAACATTTATTGAGTTTTGGATAGCTTCTTGAGCATAAATATGTACTTGCCTTTGATGATTATGAGTGTAGCATCT encodes:
- the LOC113741436 gene encoding YDG domain-containing protein At5g47150 — translated: MRSPRRMSDIGRLAGHESHHHYKRFQPYDKCAKLDVSNGSVSNMGKEKNALSQEKNAHFENMGKDQNSRGQFSGDETIMAAHALVDLSSAKSSLGTDVAGSRLSKLNSIAGFSPFPQSNNSRNMASGGCPEVGSRSHVLKSIQLFEEQYMKLLQEQNTKGKKKRGANERIDIKAAMILKKEGKWVNTTREVGEIPGVEIGDQFQYRAELAIVGLHTQLSAGIDYIKIGSKLFATCIVDSGRYNNERRSPDVFIYTGEGGNPEIYKKKAEDQELKRGNLALKTSMLADLPVRVVRCHQSPEAPNPLGVNNGTGLRYTYLGLYKVSSCDRVRDKYGKLAFKFTMVRNQDRGGASGSCKRERSHPKANDSTRSKGKGGIITKARGSYQKRASFPQA